One segment of Octopus sinensis linkage group LG27, ASM634580v1, whole genome shotgun sequence DNA contains the following:
- the LOC118768148 gene encoding histidine-rich glycoprotein-like — protein sequence MHIFHEAHSAMHIFPDAHIPQYIYSTLHIFHKAHSVMHIFHKAHSPMHIFHEAHSVMHIFHKAHSPMHIFHKAHSVMHIFHKAHSPMHIFHEAHSAMHIFPDAHIPQYIYSTLHIFHEAHSTMHIFHKAHSLMHIFHNTYIPRCTYSTMHIFPDVHIPQYIYSTLHILRCTHSAMHIFHEVHPTMHIFRVAHIPRYTYSTKHIPQSTFCVAHIPRYTYSTKHIPQSTFCVAHIPRSTFHKAHSVLHIFRDAHIPRSTFHVAQIIPRFVSLKQLNPFAYLFECSLLLLFIF from the exons ATGCACATATTCCATGAAGCACATTCTGCGATGCACATATTCCCTGATGCACATATTCCGCAATACATATATTCCACGTTGCACATATTCCACAAAGCACATTCTGTGATGCACATATTCCACAAAGCACATTCCCCGATGCACATATTCCACGAAGCACATTCTGTGATGCACATATTCCACAAAGCACATTCCCCGATGCATATATTCCACAAAGCACATTCTGTGATGCACATATTCCACAAAGCACATTCCCCGATGCATATATTCCACGAAGCACATTCTGCGATGCACATATTCCCTGATGCACATATTCCGCAATACATATATTCCACGTTGCACATATTCCACGAAGCGCATTCCACGATGCACATATTCCACAAAGCACATTCCCTGATGCACATATTCCACAATACATATATTCCACGTTGCACATATTCCACGATGCACATATTCCCTGATGTACATATTCCGCAATACATATATTCCACGTTGCACATTCTGCGATGCACACATTCTGCAATGCATATCTTCCATGAAGTGCATCCTACGATGCACATATTCCGCGTTGCACACATTCCGCGTTACACATATTCCACGAAGCACATTCCACAAAGCACATTCTGTGTTGCACATATTCCGCGTTACACATATTCCACGAAGCACATTCCACAAAGCACATTCTGTGTTGCACATATTCCACGAAGCACATTCCACAAAGCACATTCTGTGTTGCACATATTCCGCGATGCACAC ATTCCACGAAGCACATTCCATGTTGCACAAATTATTCCACGATTCGTTTCACTAAAGCAGCTAAATCCATTTGCATATCTTTTTGAatgttccttattattattattcatattttga